The Pedobacter mucosus genome window below encodes:
- the htpG gene encoding molecular chaperone HtpG produces MSIQEKGSISIHTENIFPIIKKFLYSDNEIFLRELVSNAVDAVQKIKRLSSLGQFNGEIGQPLVQVALDKEAKTITISDNGLGMTAEEIKKYINQVAFSGASEFVEKFKDAKDANEIIGKFGLGFYSAFMVSDLVEIQTLSYQDGSEPARWVCDGSTEFEITEGTRTTRGTDIIIHVNKDSEEFLEESKLQDILDKYAKFLPVPIKFGTKTESIEDGEDEEGKPKYSDVLVDNIINTTNPIWAKAPADLSDEDYLSFYRELYPYSEEPLFWIHLNVDYPFNLTGVLYFPKLKNDFEMQRNKIKLYSRQVFITDEVKDIVPEFLMLLHGVIDSPDIPLNVSRSFLQADSNVKKINSYITRKVADKLQELFVKDRKSYEDKWKDIGMFVKYGMISEDKFYDKAKDFALVGNTKNELFTLPEYKEKVAALQTDKNGTTVYLYTNDASKQDAFIQSANKKDYDVLVLDSPIDNHFINQLEQKLEKTSIKRVDSSVADKLIEKDEQNEHVLSEDQVKDVTAIFEKAITKPGMQIEIVALHPEELPVTITMDEFMRRMKDMAAMGGGGMGFYGQMPDSYKVAINGNHKLIGKILKAEGDDQSNLAKQAIDLALLAQGMLTGAELTAFVSRSVELI; encoded by the coding sequence ATGAGCATACAAGAAAAAGGAAGTATTTCAATACACACTGAAAATATCTTCCCGATAATTAAAAAGTTTTTATATTCTGATAACGAAATTTTCCTTCGTGAATTGGTTTCGAATGCTGTAGATGCAGTTCAAAAAATTAAAAGACTTAGTTCATTAGGTCAGTTTAACGGCGAAATTGGTCAGCCATTAGTACAAGTTGCTCTTGATAAAGAAGCAAAAACCATTACCATAAGCGATAATGGTTTAGGTATGACTGCTGAAGAAATAAAAAAATATATAAATCAAGTTGCATTCTCAGGGGCAAGCGAGTTTGTTGAGAAATTTAAAGATGCAAAAGATGCTAATGAAATTATTGGCAAATTTGGTTTAGGATTCTATTCTGCATTCATGGTTTCTGATTTAGTTGAAATTCAAACGCTATCTTATCAGGATGGTTCAGAACCAGCCCGTTGGGTTTGTGACGGTAGCACAGAATTTGAAATAACTGAAGGAACAAGAACTACTCGTGGTACCGATATCATCATTCATGTTAACAAAGATTCAGAAGAATTTTTAGAAGAATCTAAACTTCAGGATATTTTAGATAAATATGCTAAGTTCTTACCTGTTCCAATTAAATTTGGTACAAAAACAGAATCTATTGAAGATGGTGAAGACGAAGAAGGAAAACCAAAATATAGCGATGTTTTAGTTGATAACATTATCAATACTACAAATCCAATTTGGGCAAAAGCACCTGCAGATTTGTCAGATGAAGATTACTTAAGTTTCTACCGCGAATTATATCCATACAGCGAAGAGCCATTATTTTGGATTCACTTAAATGTTGATTATCCTTTTAACTTAACTGGTGTTTTGTATTTCCCTAAGTTGAAAAACGACTTTGAAATGCAACGCAACAAAATTAAATTGTACTCACGTCAGGTATTTATTACGGATGAAGTAAAAGACATTGTTCCAGAATTTTTAATGTTATTGCATGGCGTTATCGATTCTCCAGATATTCCTTTAAACGTTTCACGTAGTTTCTTGCAAGCTGATAGTAACGTTAAAAAAATCAACAGTTACATCACTAGAAAAGTTGCTGATAAACTACAGGAACTTTTTGTTAAGGATCGTAAATCATACGAAGACAAATGGAAAGACATTGGTATGTTCGTAAAATATGGCATGATCAGTGAAGATAAATTTTATGATAAAGCCAAAGATTTTGCCTTAGTTGGAAACACTAAAAATGAATTATTTACTTTACCAGAATATAAAGAAAAAGTAGCTGCTTTACAGACTGATAAAAATGGTACGACTGTTTATTTGTATACCAATGATGCCTCTAAACAAGATGCTTTTATACAATCTGCCAATAAAAAAGATTATGATGTTTTAGTTTTAGACTCACCAATTGATAATCACTTTATTAATCAGTTAGAGCAGAAATTAGAAAAAACATCTATAAAACGTGTCGATTCTAGCGTAGCAGATAAACTTATTGAAAAGGATGAGCAAAATGAGCATGTTTTATCTGAAGATCAGGTTAAAGACGTGACAGCAATTTTCGAAAAAGCAATCACAAAACCTGGTATGCAAATCGAAATTGTAGCATTACATCCTGAAGAACTTCCGGTAACGATTACTATGGATGAGTTTATGCGCAGAATGAAAGATATGGCGGCAATGGGTGGCGGCGGAATGGGATTCTATGGTCAAATGCCAGACAGTTATAAAGTCGCAATTAATGGTAACCATAAATTAATTGGTAAAATTTTAAAAGCAGAGGGTGATGATCAAAGCAATTTAGCTAAACAAGCTATTGATTTGGCCTTATTGGCTCAAGGAATGTTGACAGGTGCAGAATTAACAGCATTTGTAAGCAGAAGTGTTGAATTGATATAA
- a CDS encoding type I restriction enzyme HsdR N-terminal domain-containing protein, which produces MELKDEIGQFATRIKKMLPQVQSEDLTRNALVLPFIQILGFDPSEVQSEAVLDFGVKKSNKVDYTIMKDGEPTILVECKHHDENLDIHDSRLSKYFRKTKAKYGLLTNGLVYRFYTEKMVRSKKNQEPLFEFKITDTKAATIAKMIEEHKDYFNVEHKAIAS; this is translated from the coding sequence ATGGAACTTAAAGACGAAATCGGCCAATTTGCCACGAGAATTAAGAAAATGCTCCCTCAGGTTCAATCTGAAGACTTAACAAGAAATGCATTAGTTTTACCTTTTATTCAAATTTTAGGTTTTGATCCTTCAGAAGTTCAATCTGAAGCAGTATTAGACTTTGGCGTTAAAAAAAGCAACAAAGTTGATTACACGATCATGAAAGATGGAGAGCCAACAATTTTAGTTGAATGCAAACACCATGATGAAAATTTGGATATTCACGATTCGAGATTATCTAAATATTTCCGAAAAACCAAAGCTAAGTATGGCTTACTTACAAATGGGTTAGTGTATCGCTTTTACACAGAAAAAATGGTGAGAAGTAAAAAAAATCAAGAGCCATTATTTGAATTTAAAATTACAGATACAAAAGCTGCAACAATTGCTAAAATGATTGAAGAGCATAAAGACTACTTTAACGTTGAGCATAAAGCAATTGCCAGTTAA
- a CDS encoding LytR/AlgR family response regulator transcription factor, which translates to MNLKCIVIDDEQHAIEVLTDHIAEMPGLTILKTFTSPVQALTEISIEDEIDILFMDIDMPGINGLELAKNIREKSKYLVFTTAHPDYALQAFDVQSDQYLLKPISFAKFAIGIDRILKKESTIAKNVKEVDPVAALYIKGDHKYAFSNIAIEEILYIKALQNYIQIITKSETHTTYLTLKEIEKALETHAFIRVNKSNIVAKAAIKKVDGNIIRLTNNEMIQIGEGYKEAFFAYVQSSLLKSNRS; encoded by the coding sequence ATGAATCTAAAGTGCATTGTTATCGACGATGAGCAACACGCGATAGAGGTATTAACAGACCATATTGCTGAAATGCCAGGACTTACTATTTTAAAAACTTTCACAAGCCCTGTGCAAGCTTTAACTGAGATAAGTATTGAAGATGAGATTGATATTCTTTTTATGGATATTGATATGCCAGGAATTAATGGCTTGGAATTAGCCAAAAATATCCGCGAAAAATCGAAATACTTGGTGTTTACAACTGCTCATCCAGATTATGCGCTACAAGCATTTGATGTGCAATCAGATCAGTATTTACTAAAGCCAATATCCTTCGCGAAATTTGCTATTGGAATTGATAGAATTTTAAAGAAAGAAAGTACTATTGCTAAAAATGTTAAAGAAGTAGATCCTGTTGCCGCCTTATATATTAAAGGGGATCATAAATATGCTTTTTCAAACATAGCTATTGAAGAAATACTTTACATTAAAGCACTGCAAAATTATATTCAAATTATTACTAAATCTGAAACCCATACCACTTATCTTACTTTAAAGGAGATTGAAAAAGCTTTAGAAACGCATGCATTTATCAGGGTAAATAAATCAAACATTGTAGCTAAAGCCGCAATCAAAAAAGTGGATGGTAATATCATCCGTTTAACAAATAACGAGATGATTCAAATCGGCGAAGGCTACAAAGAAGCTTTCTTCGCCTATGTTCAGAGCAGCTTACTAAAATCCAATAGGAGTTAG
- a CDS encoding sensor histidine kinase, which translates to MSKRFGTIGIYFVIYTLIISIFYIHAYFYEKELNRKNVTLKFIRIPVIICLEIIGYTLLAIYLRIAFNRIHIIDTDESQLFIKEFIMGSIWRSLYFIGFSTGYVYILKSFEDRKKVEALERQSLVTQIEKQTLENDLVHSQNNYLRSQINPHFLFNTLNFIYNDARKKAPMAADAIMNLAEMMRYALKRPEASEMVSLNEEIEQIEHLINLHKLRTANTINLQLDVIGDMFGLRFPPLILLTLVENIFKHGNVTHSSQTALIRISYERNTLNITTINMINEIRGAERESHNVGIDNINKRLKNFYGDNYIFKFFKDPLNRFITEIDVKVPNPMSTLIN; encoded by the coding sequence ATGAGTAAAAGATTTGGAACAATAGGTATCTACTTTGTAATTTATACTTTAATTATTTCTATTTTTTATATTCATGCTTATTTTTATGAAAAAGAACTAAATAGAAAAAATGTTACTTTAAAATTTATTAGAATCCCAGTAATTATCTGCCTAGAAATTATTGGTTATACTCTTCTCGCTATTTACCTTAGAATAGCCTTTAACAGGATACATATAATTGATACCGATGAGTCACAGTTGTTTATAAAAGAGTTTATAATGGGCAGCATATGGCGTTCGCTGTATTTTATTGGCTTTTCAACAGGTTATGTTTATATTTTAAAATCTTTTGAAGATCGAAAAAAAGTTGAAGCATTGGAACGTCAGAGCCTAGTAACTCAGATCGAAAAACAAACCTTGGAGAATGATTTGGTTCATTCGCAAAACAATTATTTAAGAAGCCAGATTAATCCGCATTTCTTATTTAACACGCTCAATTTCATTTATAATGACGCTCGTAAAAAAGCACCAATGGCAGCAGATGCCATTATGAACCTTGCAGAAATGATGCGTTATGCCCTTAAAAGGCCAGAAGCTTCAGAAATGGTTTCACTTAATGAAGAAATTGAGCAAATCGAACACCTTATAAATCTTCATAAACTTAGAACAGCTAATACCATAAATTTGCAACTTGATGTAATTGGTGATATGTTTGGATTGCGGTTCCCACCGCTTATTTTATTAACATTGGTTGAAAATATTTTTAAGCATGGAAACGTCACTCATTCCTCGCAAACTGCATTAATAAGAATTTCTTATGAAAGAAATACCCTAAATATTACAACTATCAATATGATTAATGAAATACGTGGGGCAGAAAGAGAAAGTCATAATGTAGGCATTGATAATATCAATAAACGTTTAAAAAACTTTTATGGAGATAATTACATCTTTAAATTTTTCAAAGATCCATTAAATAGGTTCATTACAGAAATTGACGTTAAAGTTCCGAATCCTATGTCAACATTAATAAATTAA
- a CDS encoding lantibiotic dehydratase, translated as MKIKFDPTVIFRTPKFSYHSDLAASWEELKKSIAISSDAFYQTIKEIKADDLQSLPPKIFFTIWKYFNRAKFRSTPYGTFASFSILENAFKNEDANITINEEQLVNEFIDWPVKNDIQVPFFDLLEKNLYLFSNSSYYLIAGNIRYIACTDGLFELAEIENSDLIIRILVACLKPIKFYDLLEKLQLNNEDKESIYNLLEDMHAIQLVFTDFDPNIIGEDYFQRLEIKSDDNIPKYIIAKRKVKAGTLNENLFSAVPNLISLLQSVLPVNEPEALRNFKDKFIKKFEQQEVALLTVMDPEIGIGYDELEHAGQNVDFISKLNNRKTKESIVNNLQSVLSSVLIPQKFEDNKTIFLDKLALKRNDTEVKLPNTFSLLLSISDDLLCVNQIGGATANALSGRFSLADITVEKNCKKVAEIEQLANPDILFFDVAYMVETNIDNINRRKLVYSHQLSILNFDTSNDPLTLNDIMVSIAGNTVILRSKKHNKRIIPKIASAYNYSRSDLAVFRLLCDLQNQDLQVNLSISLDQIFPDLNYYPRLQYKNIVLSMSKWQVTKREIFINGNPTIEYCRSYLIEKGVSKCFKTGVSDQTLCFFINSDEDLSAFILFMQKQDSIYLEEVILPINSCVKDENLAPYNAQFIFNLNHGNQIYEGLKGQYNEPSNLVTKNFLPGNDWLYFEIYCHQQRSDQILIEVITAFILEYREKIKLWFFIRYNENGNHIRFRVLLHNKEDGQILTSAFSNYLKDKLLNGLVSDLQIKIYKREIDRYGEDLIEKIEEHFYMDSNFVLSMLETQPDHFCKYKVCASLMFNVQHSEIISKEESLKLIRLMSDSFNEEHQLDAADFKQLNVQYQLYRKVNNCELNTDQLSKFEQMNRSLLTILRDCLPNRRLKLLSDLIHMHVNRLFDKDQRTHEMVMYYFLLKDIQRLNALGH; from the coding sequence ATGAAAATTAAATTCGATCCCACGGTAATTTTTAGAACTCCAAAATTTTCTTATCATTCAGATTTGGCAGCCAGTTGGGAAGAATTAAAAAAATCTATAGCGATTTCTTCTGATGCCTTTTATCAAACAATTAAAGAAATAAAAGCAGATGATTTACAAAGCCTTCCGCCAAAAATATTCTTTACCATTTGGAAATATTTCAATAGAGCAAAGTTTCGGTCAACTCCATACGGGACTTTCGCTAGCTTTAGTATTTTAGAAAATGCTTTTAAAAATGAAGACGCTAACATCACCATAAACGAAGAACAGCTGGTTAATGAATTTATAGATTGGCCTGTTAAAAATGATATTCAAGTTCCGTTTTTCGATCTTTTAGAAAAAAATTTATATCTATTTAGCAACAGTAGTTATTATTTAATAGCAGGAAATATTAGATATATCGCATGTACTGATGGTTTATTTGAGCTTGCTGAAATAGAAAATAGTGATTTAATAATTCGAATATTAGTCGCTTGTTTAAAACCTATCAAGTTTTATGATTTGCTTGAAAAGCTCCAGTTAAATAATGAAGACAAAGAATCGATTTATAATTTATTGGAAGATATGCATGCTATTCAATTAGTTTTTACGGATTTCGATCCGAATATAATTGGAGAAGATTATTTTCAACGGTTAGAAATTAAGAGCGATGATAATATTCCAAAATATATTATTGCTAAGCGTAAGGTGAAAGCTGGAACGTTAAACGAAAACTTGTTTTCTGCTGTTCCCAATTTAATATCTTTATTACAAAGTGTTTTACCCGTAAATGAACCTGAAGCCTTAAGAAATTTTAAGGATAAATTCATTAAAAAATTTGAACAACAGGAAGTCGCATTGCTGACTGTTATGGATCCAGAAATTGGAATTGGCTATGATGAGCTTGAGCATGCTGGCCAAAATGTTGATTTTATAAGTAAACTTAATAATAGAAAAACTAAGGAATCAATAGTAAACAATCTTCAATCTGTTTTAAGTAGTGTGTTAATCCCTCAAAAATTTGAAGATAACAAAACAATATTTTTGGATAAGTTAGCGCTCAAAAGAAACGATACGGAGGTTAAATTGCCGAACACTTTCAGTTTACTTCTATCAATAAGTGATGACTTATTATGTGTTAATCAAATTGGTGGCGCAACTGCTAATGCCTTAAGTGGAAGGTTTAGCTTGGCAGATATTACCGTTGAAAAAAACTGTAAAAAGGTTGCGGAGATTGAGCAATTAGCTAATCCTGATATTTTATTTTTTGATGTGGCTTACATGGTAGAAACAAATATTGATAATATAAACAGACGGAAGTTAGTTTACAGTCACCAGTTATCTATATTAAATTTCGATACTTCAAACGATCCACTTACCTTAAATGATATTATGGTTTCAATAGCTGGCAATACGGTAATTCTGCGCTCAAAGAAACATAATAAAAGAATCATTCCAAAAATAGCATCGGCCTATAATTATAGTAGATCTGATCTTGCCGTTTTTAGGTTGTTATGCGACTTACAAAATCAAGATTTACAAGTTAACTTATCCATCTCCTTGGATCAGATTTTTCCTGATTTGAATTATTATCCAAGATTGCAGTATAAAAATATTGTGTTAAGCATGTCGAAATGGCAAGTTACAAAGCGTGAAATCTTTATAAATGGAAATCCTACGATCGAGTATTGTCGAAGTTATCTAATAGAAAAAGGCGTTAGTAAATGCTTTAAGACCGGAGTTTCGGATCAAACGCTTTGCTTCTTTATAAATAGTGATGAAGATTTATCAGCTTTTATTCTATTTATGCAAAAGCAAGATAGCATTTACCTTGAAGAGGTTATCTTGCCCATTAATAGTTGTGTTAAGGACGAAAACTTAGCGCCGTATAATGCTCAATTCATTTTTAATCTTAATCATGGAAATCAAATTTACGAAGGCTTAAAAGGGCAATATAATGAACCAAGCAATCTGGTTACAAAAAACTTTCTACCAGGAAATGATTGGCTATATTTTGAAATCTATTGTCATCAACAAAGGTCAGATCAAATTTTGATTGAAGTTATTACAGCATTTATTTTAGAGTACAGGGAAAAAATTAAATTATGGTTCTTTATAAGATACAATGAAAATGGAAACCATATTCGATTTAGAGTTTTGCTGCATAATAAGGAGGATGGACAAATTCTAACTTCAGCGTTTTCAAATTATTTAAAGGATAAATTATTAAATGGATTAGTTTCCGATCTTCAAATTAAAATCTATAAAAGAGAAATAGATCGATATGGCGAAGATTTAATAGAAAAAATTGAAGAACATTTTTATATGGATAGCAATTTTGTGCTATCAATGTTAGAAACGCAACCTGATCATTTCTGTAAGTACAAAGTATGTGCCTCGTTAATGTTTAATGTTCAGCACTCAGAAATAATTAGTAAAGAAGAATCATTAAAACTGATTAGATTAATGTCTGATTCATTTAATGAAGAACATCAACTAGATGCAGCAGATTTTAAACAATTGAATGTTCAATATCAACTATACCGCAAAGTAAATAACTGTGAACTTAATACCGATCAGCTGAGCAAATTTGAGCAAATGAATCGATCCCTATTAACTATACTGAGAGATTGTTTACCAAATAGAAGATTAAAATTGCTCAGTGATTTAATACATATGCATGTTAATCGCTTATTTGATAAAGATCAACGAACTCACGAAATGGTGATGTATTATTTTTTATTAAAAGATATTCAGCGTTTAAATGCGCTTGGACATTAA
- a CDS encoding OmpA family protein, translating to MKKLILLLLVAFGGFANAQYVVNYKRVADTYFENKDYYAASTFYKKALSNTGDSSQVILPYGKERKSKKDVKIILDYEESIFKLAESSRMYREFADAEKYYAIAKTFTNPNYKNSLFYYAESLRANKKFNLAIDAFQLFIDKHTNDVLVEPAKKEILSCKFAIEEMRYPRMLQVKKMPNNINGLGSNYAPVKTKDEFYFTSSRPVSVGGKNDVIKAEGKGVQVSTKANPYLNNIYTTKNGLNEAEISVKSSDISFPKNMEVAAATFSPDGNTAYFTTWIDKGKYTIFTSKKSGSKWTDPLAAGLQVNSKDFNSAQPSITNDGKFLLFSSDRTGGFGKYDLWYCAIREDGSLSQAINFGPTINTEEDEKAPFYNPLTKKLLFSTDGKIGLGGLDFFESEGDFVSWTTPKNMGYPFNSSKDDVYFTIVDEKGTKAYISSDRESSCCLEVLEITKEFLSVKGILSDCKTKKPIAGASVTLSTVDGEQKLVTGIDGKYDFKVDSKRPIKLFFAKKDYFAMASNYSYEELAKSDTLIYKDYCLVHIDPVIVLENVYYEFNSAELTEPSKTILNMIVPIMEDNPEIEIELGAHTDSMGTDEYNLDLSAKRAKSCVDYLITKGISAARMTSKGYGEAFPIAPNTITVGRKKKDNPDGRAKNRRTEFRVTKK from the coding sequence ATGAAAAAATTAATACTCTTATTATTAGTAGCTTTTGGCGGTTTTGCTAATGCACAATATGTAGTAAATTATAAAAGAGTTGCCGATACTTATTTTGAAAATAAAGATTATTATGCAGCTTCAACGTTCTACAAAAAGGCATTAAGTAATACTGGCGATAGTTCGCAGGTTATTTTACCTTATGGAAAAGAGAGAAAATCTAAGAAGGATGTAAAGATAATTCTTGACTATGAAGAATCGATATTTAAACTGGCGGAGTCCAGCAGAATGTATAGAGAATTCGCCGATGCTGAAAAGTATTATGCTATTGCAAAAACCTTTACCAATCCTAACTACAAGAATTCGCTTTTTTATTACGCGGAAAGCTTAAGGGCAAATAAAAAGTTTAATTTAGCAATTGATGCTTTTCAATTATTTATAGATAAGCATACTAATGACGTTCTTGTTGAACCAGCGAAAAAGGAAATTTTATCTTGCAAATTTGCCATTGAAGAAATGCGCTATCCTAGAATGTTACAGGTTAAAAAAATGCCAAATAACATTAATGGATTAGGCTCAAATTATGCTCCAGTAAAAACAAAAGATGAATTTTATTTTACTTCCTCCAGGCCAGTTTCTGTTGGTGGAAAAAATGATGTAATTAAAGCTGAAGGTAAAGGAGTGCAGGTATCTACAAAAGCAAATCCCTACTTAAATAACATCTATACCACTAAAAACGGATTAAATGAAGCTGAAATCTCGGTTAAGTCGTCGGATATTAGCTTTCCAAAAAATATGGAAGTTGCAGCAGCAACTTTTAGTCCTGATGGAAATACCGCTTACTTTACTACTTGGATTGATAAAGGTAAGTATACAATTTTCACTTCAAAAAAATCAGGAAGCAAGTGGACTGATCCATTAGCTGCAGGCTTACAAGTTAATAGCAAGGATTTCAATTCGGCTCAGCCATCTATAACAAATGATGGCAAGTTTCTTTTATTTTCATCAGATAGAACTGGCGGATTTGGAAAGTATGATCTTTGGTATTGTGCAATTCGCGAAGATGGATCTTTAAGTCAGGCTATTAACTTTGGGCCAACCATTAACACTGAAGAAGACGAGAAGGCCCCTTTTTATAATCCATTGACTAAAAAATTACTATTTAGTACGGATGGAAAAATCGGACTTGGTGGATTAGATTTCTTTGAATCGGAAGGAGATTTTGTTAGTTGGACAACTCCTAAAAATATGGGATATCCTTTTAATTCATCTAAAGACGATGTATACTTTACAATAGTTGACGAAAAAGGAACGAAAGCTTATATAAGTTCTGATAGAGAATCTTCATGTTGTTTAGAGGTTTTAGAAATAACAAAAGAGTTTTTATCAGTTAAAGGTATTTTATCAGATTGTAAAACAAAAAAACCAATCGCAGGCGCATCAGTAACACTATCGACTGTAGATGGTGAGCAGAAATTAGTTACAGGTATCGATGGGAAATATGATTTTAAGGTGGATTCGAAAAGACCAATAAAGCTTTTCTTTGCTAAGAAAGACTATTTTGCTATGGCAAGTAACTACTCTTATGAGGAGCTTGCAAAATCAGATACGTTAATTTATAAGGATTATTGCTTAGTTCATATTGATCCGGTAATCGTTTTAGAGAATGTATATTATGAATTTAATAGTGCCGAACTAACAGAGCCATCAAAAACGATTTTGAATATGATCGTTCCTATTATGGAAGATAATCCTGAAATCGAAATCGAATTAGGCGCCCATACTGATAGCATGGGTACAGATGAGTATAATTTAGATTTATCTGCCAAAAGAGCAAAATCATGTGTAGATTATTTAATTACTAAAGGCATATCGGCAGCAAGGATGACATCGAAAGGATATGGCGAAGCTTTTCCAATAGCTCCAAATACCATAACCGTTGGTAGGAAAAAGAAAGATAATCCAGATGGTAGAGCAAAAAATAGACGAACTGAATTTAGAGTGACCAAAAAATAA
- a CDS encoding PorP/SprF family type IX secretion system membrane protein — translation MKIISSLKIYVALLGLLLCSAKSFSQTDPHFSQYYANPLWLNPALTGVIDGDYRASVNFKQQWSALNSSFLTGAASFDFAPKKNFAFGATILNQRAGELDFNYLTALVSGSYRLRFGVEGLQMISFGLQAGIINRSFDFSQARFGNQFNPITGYDGGLSSNESLSSQSSLVPDVNAGVMFFDGNPNQSVNVFVGASAAHLNRPKDNFSGTNSVIPVRFTAHGGARIRASELLDIVPNALVMYQGNTNEISVGAYAQLNVNPAANILFGGNYRVKDAAIAFVGLQLKNMVFGLSYDVNTSSFNRASNSNGGLELSISLIGRNGIIGPNFFCPRL, via the coding sequence ATGAAAATAATATCATCACTTAAAATATACGTAGCATTACTGGGCTTGTTGCTTTGTTCGGCTAAGTCTTTTAGCCAGACCGATCCCCACTTTTCGCAATATTATGCTAATCCATTGTGGTTGAACCCAGCTTTAACTGGTGTTATTGATGGTGATTATAGAGCCTCGGTAAATTTTAAGCAACAGTGGAGTGCATTAAATAGCTCTTTTTTAACTGGTGCGGCCTCATTCGATTTTGCGCCAAAGAAAAACTTTGCATTCGGTGCTACGATTTTAAATCAAAGGGCTGGGGAGTTAGATTTCAATTACCTAACAGCTCTGGTTTCGGGTTCTTATCGTTTAAGATTTGGGGTTGAAGGACTACAAATGATAAGCTTTGGATTACAAGCAGGTATTATTAATAGAAGCTTTGATTTTTCTCAAGCAAGATTTGGTAACCAATTTAATCCTATAACCGGTTATGATGGAGGTTTATCTAGTAACGAATCGCTTTCATCTCAGTCTTCACTAGTGCCAGATGTAAATGCTGGGGTTATGTTTTTTGATGGAAACCCAAATCAGAGTGTAAATGTATTTGTAGGTGCAAGTGCTGCACACTTAAATAGACCAAAAGATAATTTTTCAGGTACAAATTCTGTTATTCCAGTTCGATTTACTGCCCACGGAGGTGCAAGAATACGAGCTTCGGAACTATTGGACATTGTACCAAATGCGTTGGTAATGTATCAGGGTAACACAAATGAAATTTCAGTTGGGGCTTATGCTCAGCTTAATGTAAATCCAGCTGCCAATATACTCTTTGGAGGTAATTACAGGGTAAAAGATGCCGCAATTGCATTTGTTGGTTTGCAACTTAAGAATATGGTTTTTGGATTAAGCTACGATGTAAATACTTCATCATTTAATCGTGCATCTAATAGTAACGGAGGCTTAGAACTGTCTATTTCATTGATTGGCCGTAACGGTATAATCGGTCCAAACTTCTTTTGTCCACGTTTATAA